The following is a genomic window from Quadrisphaera sp. RL12-1S.
GGTCGGTGCTGCGACGCCGCCGCACCGCCCGCGCCTGGACCCCGCCCCACGCCGCCCCGGGCCCCTCCGCCGAGGAGCTCGCGCTCCTGGACGACGAGCGCCGCCAGGTCATCGCCGCCGTCGCCGCGCTGCCGCAGCGCCAGCGCGAGGTGGTGGTGCTGCGGTACTGGTCCCAGCTCGACGAGGCTGCCACCGCGGAGGCCATGGGCATCACCCGCGGCACCGTGAAGTCCACCGCCCACAAGGCCCTCGCCGCGCTGCACCGCCAGCTCGGCGAGACCCCGCCGCCCACCGGGAGCACGCGATGAGCCAGGACGAGAAGGCGCTGGAGCACCTCGAGCAGCGGCTCGCCCAGGCGCTCGGCGCCCGTGCCGCCCTCAAGACCGTGGAGCCCGCGGCGCTGGGGGAGCGCCTCGCCCGCGTCCACGCCGCCGCCGCAGGCACCCCGGCCGGTGCGGCAGCCGCCACGGCCCCGGTCGTCGAGCTCCCGGTAGCCGGTGAGGACGACGGCGGCTCCCCGGGCGAGCGCCGCCGCTCGCGCCTGCTCCTCGCGGTGGTCGCGTCCGCGGCGGCAGCCGCCGTCATCGTGGCGGTCGCCCTGGGCGCGGGGCACCGCGACGGGAGGGCGCCCGCGCCGGCGGCGACCGCGCAGCCGTCGCCGTCGTCGTCCTCCTCTTACCCGGGGGAGGAGTGGTCTGCCTACCCCGCGCTGGCGCACGCGCAGTGGCCCTCCGACCTCGAGGGCGTCGCACCGCTCGGGCCGGACGTGGTGGCGGGGTCGGTGCGGATGCTCGTCCAGCTCGGTCAGGTGAAGTACTGGGCCGGGCGGACGGCCAGCGGTGTGCTCTGCTGGCGGGTGGTGGGGCCGGGCGTCGACCAGGGTGGCTGCCTCATCGACCCGGCCACGGGCAGGGCCCCGACGGCGAGACTCGTGGAGGTCTCGGACGGGTCGGTCGCACCGCGGGTCTGGCTGGTGCCAGCCGGCGCGACCGACGCCGAGACCGAGCCCCTGACCGCCGAGGGCGTCGTCCCGTACGTGCACGGGGTGTGGGTGGAGGCGAGCGCGTCGCCGTCCTCGGTGGACCGGTACGCGCAGCTGCGCGCGGCGCCGACCGCCGCGGACGAGAAGGCGGCGGGGTTCGAGTACGCGGGGATCAACGCGATCGTGCCGGGTTCGCTGCGGCTCGTCCACGACGGCCCCGAGGGGACGTTCGTGGTGGGGGCGCTGCCGCTGGGGAAGCTGTGCTTCTTCGAGTTCCAGCCCGGCATGGCGGGGAGCATGTGCCGGACACCGCAGGAGCTCGCCGGTGAAGGGGTGATGGTGCGCACCCAGGACGACAGCACCACCGCGACCGCCTGGTTCGTGCCGGACGACGAGGACACCTCCGGCTGGCCGGCGCTGGGGCGAGAGCAGCTGGCGCGGAACCTCTGGTACCGCACGGAGCCGCCCCCGACGCCGGAGCCGGTGAGGTCGTTGACGCCCGAGGAGGAGAAGGCGATGACCGAGCAGCAGCCGGTGGTGGGTCAGGTGGTCGACCGCGGGACCCCCGCCCCGGACGTCGTCGGGCTCACCCAGGCGGAGGCCACCTGGGTCCTGGACCGCTACCACGTCCCGATCAGCGAGGTCACCGTCCGGGACGCCGGGTCGGCACCCTCGGGGATGGTCGTCAGGGCGACGCCCGGCGCGGACGAGTGGGTGCCGGAGGGCACCGGGGTCCACCTGGTCGTCGCGCGGTAGCTGCAACGGTCCCGACGGTGCCGGCGTCGTGGTGGGTGACGAGACGATGGCGAGTCGACGACGAGACGAGGGCGCTCATGGGCCGGCCGGACCAGCTCGGCACCCGGACCCGGGTGGCGGGGACGGCGGCGCTCGTCGTCGTCCTGAGCGGCTGCGGGCAGGCGGGGGTGGGGGAGGCCGGTGCGGTGCAGGCGCCCGGCCCGATCCCCGTGGTCGAGCCGACCTGCATGGCGGACTACCCCTGGTACGGGTCGGCGGCGGACGTCGTCTCCCGCGCGGACGTCGTGGTGCGCGTCGCGGCGACGGGACCCTCGCGCGACTACCAGGACCACCCGCTGCCGCAGGCGGGGATGTCACCGCAGGAGTTCGCGCGGTTCCGGGAGGAGACGGTCCTCGACGCCACCGCCATCACCGTGGAGGCGCTGGAGGTGCTCAAGGGCGACGTCACCGTGGGGGAGAGGTTCGAGGTGGCGCAGAACACGTGCACCGCCCGGCCGCTCCCGGTCGGTGACGGTCGGGAGTACCTGCTGGCGCTGGAGCGGTTCGACCCGGGCCACCCGATGAACCAGCTCAACGACAGCCAGGCCGCGTGGCAGGTGCTCGCCGACCGGACACTGGTGCCGGTGAACCCGGAGAACGACCTCGGCGTGACCAGCGTCGACCAGCTCGCAGCGCTGGTCGGTCACGCCGGTGCTGGTGCTCTCGTTGGGAAGGGAACGGCGTGAGGCCGGCGCCGTGGAGCCGGCGGATGACGCTGGTCGTCGCGGTCATCATGATCGCGATGGTGGTCGTCATCGTCGGGATCATCGTGGTCTACGGGGGTGGAGGGGAGGCTTCTGCGGGCTGAGCGCCCCCGCCGGGGAGCCCTTCCACCGCGTAGCGGCGCTGCAGGTGAGCGGTCGCGCGGCCCCAGTCGCTCGCCGCAGTGCGGGCCTGGTGGGCGCGGAACGCCTCCGGGCCCTCGAACTCCTCGTCGACCTGCCACGTGCGCCCGTCACCGGTCAGGACGACGTCGAACCGCCGGCACCCGGCCTCCGCCCTCGTGAGGCGGACGTGCTCCGGCAGGTGCCCGGCCACCAGCCGCACGTCGTCGGCGGTGGAGCAGAGCAGCTGCCCCGTCAGTCGGACGCCGTCCACGACCGGACGCTAGCCCCCCTCTCCGCGTTCCTAGGCTGCACCCGTGGGGCCGGCCCTCGCCCCGGTCGCCCCACGCCTCAGCGGTGCAGCCCTGCGGTGAGCCCGCCTGTCATCGCAGGGGGCGCAGCCGCCGGTCTCCGAGCACGGCCACGACGGCCTGCCGCTGTTCCGCGGTCAGCCTCAGCGCCAGTGACGTCCCCTGGTCGGCGATCCCGACGACGACGCAGCCCGCGTCCGTCATCACGTCTGCGTCCAGCACGTGCGGGGCGAGGAGCACGAAGGCCGCCCACGTCGCGTCGTCGTGGGCCGGGAGCCAGCCCGTGGTGGCGTACCCGTCCGTGTCGCCGCGGTGGCGCGGGGAGACCGCGTGCAGGTGATCGGCTGCCGCGACGAAACCGGCCGGCCACTCCCCGCGCATCGCGAGTGGCAGGTCCGTCTGCAGCTGGTCGGCCCACGGCCTCAGCGCGTGGAGCACCGCCCGCAGCACCGCCCGGTCGCCGTCACCGTCGTCGTCCTGGTCCCAGGGGTCCACGGTGCACCAGAGCCCGGCGCGAGCGGCCCGGGCCTCGCGCCACCGCGTCCACCAGCGGACGCGGTGCAGCGCGAGGTGGCGGGCGGGGGTCACGTGCACGGTGCGCTCCTCCGGCCTGACCGCTTCGGCCACAGGGACGCGAGGGCGTCGCCGCCCGACCACCGCTCGCCATCGGCGAAGGTGACCTCGGCGAAGGCGTCGGCGCGCGGACCGCGTTCCACGAAGCGGCCTGCCAGCACCGCCTCGACCAGCTGCTCCACCACGGTGGGCGTCTGTTCGTCGACGCCCAGGTAGACGTGGGTGCCGCCGAAGGTGACGGTCACCTCGTCCGGCAGCACCACAAGAGCGATGTGAGCAGCTCCCGGCGCGCGCGGTGTCACGTGGACGAGGGGGATGCCGGAGCCCGTGCCGGGGTCAGCCACACCCTGGCCCACGGCAGCAGAACCGGCCGGGCGCGTGCTGACGGCC
Proteins encoded in this region:
- a CDS encoding SigE family RNA polymerase sigma factor, yielding MSAVATTHDDDHPPPGPAEAAAPAFDDLFVQRWAATVRLALLLVDDEASAEDVAQEAFTGLLRQWHQLADPSRAQSYLHRAVVNGARSVLRRRRTARAWTPPHAAPGPSAEELALLDDERRQVIAAVAALPQRQREVVVLRYWSQLDEAATAEAMGITRGTVKSTAHKALAALHRQLGETPPPTGSTR
- a CDS encoding PASTA domain-containing protein; the protein is MSQDEKALEHLEQRLAQALGARAALKTVEPAALGERLARVHAAAAGTPAGAAAATAPVVELPVAGEDDGGSPGERRRSRLLLAVVASAAAAAVIVAVALGAGHRDGRAPAPAATAQPSPSSSSSYPGEEWSAYPALAHAQWPSDLEGVAPLGPDVVAGSVRMLVQLGQVKYWAGRTASGVLCWRVVGPGVDQGGCLIDPATGRAPTARLVEVSDGSVAPRVWLVPAGATDAETEPLTAEGVVPYVHGVWVEASASPSSVDRYAQLRAAPTAADEKAAGFEYAGINAIVPGSLRLVHDGPEGTFVVGALPLGKLCFFEFQPGMAGSMCRTPQELAGEGVMVRTQDDSTTATAWFVPDDEDTSGWPALGREQLARNLWYRTEPPPTPEPVRSLTPEEEKAMTEQQPVVGQVVDRGTPAPDVVGLTQAEATWVLDRYHVPISEVTVRDAGSAPSGMVVRATPGADEWVPEGTGVHLVVAR
- a CDS encoding putative quinol monooxygenase → MDGVRLTGQLLCSTADDVRLVAGHLPEHVRLTRAEAGCRRFDVVLTGDGRTWQVDEEFEGPEAFRAHQARTAASDWGRATAHLQRRYAVEGLPGGGAQPAEASPPPP